The Clostridia bacterium DNA segment TGAAATAGTGCTTTCCACAATGCAGGGCCGTATATACGATATTCTCCCCATTACGCAATTTTGCAAACTGCGGAACGCGAGTGACCTTTTCGGCATCCTAGCGTTTGATAAGTGGGTCTGTAACATTGATGACAGACAATGTGTCTACTGGAGGCGCTCAGCAGACAAGAAATTCTCTATGACGTTCATTGATAACGGGCATTGCTTTGGCGGCCCAAATTGGATTTTTCGGGACGATCCGTTCAGGGGCATGTGTCGAAATCTTGATGTTTATCCCGAGATCCGTGGGTGGGATTGTTTTGAGCCTTGGTTGTGCCGTATAGAAGCGCTCAGTTCGGACGATTTGTGCGAGATCGCAAGTGAGATTCCGCCAGACTGGCACGACGAGAATCCCGTTTCTGTGCAGACGATCCTGAGTACTCTTCTGGAACGCCGCAGTCGAGTTCCAGAGCTGATTCGCGAGTTCCAGCGGGTCTGCGGTGCTAGGCTCAAGAGCGTGCAGTACTTGCCGATACACTCAAGATATGACGAAAGCTCAGTCGATCATGGGAGAACGGACGAGATGCAAGTACGTCTGTCTCAGCTACCAGCGTGACATCACGTCAGGCAGCTCTGTCCCTATTGCTGTCGTTTTGGTGGAAGAGCACCCTGGTAACTTCGCTTCCATTCGCGCAATCAGTGACTGGTCCACGGTCCTGGAGCATGACCCTGAGGCTGATCTAGAGTATCTGGTTAGTTTCATGGATCAACTCGCCAAGCAATTAAAACGCTCAGAGCCGCTCCTGATTGAGCAGCTTGCCGATTCCCTTTCAAACACCTTATGCTCGACTCCTCTCAAGCATTGCCTCTCCGAAAATCCCGAAGCTACACTCGAAAGTCTCGCAAGCGAGTTTTTTACCCAATCCAAGTAACTGACGTGCCGCATTCTCCGCACACGGGATCATACGGAACTTCTACTTGTTGACCATGAACTTGTCTGGCAGAACGCAGCCGCTCGCCGACTAATGTTGGACGCGTGAGTTACTTCCGGCCACGAAGAATAGACAAACCGACGTCGCGGGCGGCCACACGCTCGCGTCGTCGGTTTCGCATCAGCTACGCGGTTGTGACCTTCTGCATGTACTGAGCGATGTCAACGTTCCATCCGAGTTCCTTCTCGATGGCCGCCTTGAGCGCCGCTGCTGAGTCCGGTTCTCCGTGGACCAGGTGCGTCACTTCGGGCTGCTTCTTGAAGGTGCGGAGCCATTCCAGCAGCTCCGGCGTGTCGGCGTGATCGCTGAATTGTTCCAGTGCCGCAGTTTGCGCCCGCACGGGAACGATCTGTCCGAAGATCTTTACGGTTAGTGCGCCGTCCTTGATCTGGCGTCCGCGCGTTCCGACAGCCTGGAACCCGATGAACAGGACGAGGTTGCGTGGATCGGGCAGTCGCTGGAGCAGGTGATGCTGGATGCGTCCGCCCATGCACATGCCGTTCGACGAAACGATGACGCACGGTACGCGATGTTCGTTGATCTTCTTCGACTGCTCGGCCGTGATGGCGAATGAGAAGCCGGGCCACTCGAGTGGCGAGCCGTATTTCGCAATCAACTGATTCGTTTCATCGCTGAATTCTTCCGTGTGCTTGAGGAAAATCCTTACCGCCTGGATCGCCATGGGGCTGTCGGCGAAGACCGGCACACGCGGAATCATGCCTTGTTCCATCAATTCCTTGAGGAGGAACAGGAACTTCTGCGTGCGCTCGACGGCGAATGCCGGCACGACGACGCTGCCGCCGCGCTTGACGGTGTTGCTGATGAGTTGCGCCAGGCGCGGACGGGAATCTTCATGCGGATGCGTGCGGTTCCCGTAGGTGGACTCCATCACGAGCACGTCGGGCGACTCGCCCTCGGTTGGCCCGGAGTGAATAACCTTGCCGGGCGAGATGCCCTGGTTGCGAACCCGTCCGATATCGCCGGTGAAGAGCAGTTTGCGCGTCTGACCGTCGGCACGGACGGTGACCTCCGTCATGGCCGCACCGAGAATGTGCGCCGATCGCACAAAGCGGAAGCTAATTTCCGGACTCAGTTGGACGGTCTTGCCGAAGTCCACGGGCGTGAAGTGTTCGAGGCACTCGCGCGCTTCATCGAAGGTGTAAAGAGGCAACGCGGGAACGTGCTTCGATGATTTCCTCTTGTTGTGGAACTCGGCGTCTTCTTCCTGCAGGTGTCCGCTATCCGGCAGCAGAATGCCGCAGAGATCCACGGTAGCCGGTGTGGCATAAATGCGTCCGCGGAAACCCTCTTTCACCAGTTTGGGAACCCACCCGGAGTGATCGAGGTGCGCGTGCGTAAGCACGACGGCTTCGATGTCCCTGGCCGAAATTGGCGTCTCACGCCAGTTCCTTTCGCGCCACTCTTTGGGGCCCTGGAACATGCCGCAGTCTATGAGTGCCTGATATCCCTGTTTTCCGATGCCGTCCGAGGAAGTATTGACGAGGTGTTTGGAGCCCGAGACCGTACCAGCCGCGCCCAGGAATTGAATGTAACTCACCGGTTCGCCTTTCTCCGGACGCAGAGCGCGCGACCGGAAACCACTTGTGCTTGAAATCTAGGCTAGTTGTAGACCCGCGCGGCGCGCCGTGCAAGCTCAGAAGATCACTGCGAAGGCGCTGAGGTCTGTATCTTGAAGGTGTTGTTGTCCACGTTCATCTCCGGCACGCTGCCGTCATTCACGACGACTTCAATTGGTTCCTGTGGAAAAGGTATGCGTACGACACCTCTTCCCTTCGCGGGAACGCGCACCCTCGCCATGCGCTCGCCGCCCTTGCCGCGCACCAGCACCGGCACTTCGGCGGTTGCCGTGCCGATGTTCTCAACCGTCACAGTCACCGTGTAGGTCTTCAGCAGCGTTGCGCGAGCGTAGGCGGACTCGATGCGGAAGTCCGGCAAACCCTTGTCGCGATAGACCCAGTCGTCGAAAAACCACTCCAGGTCGCGCTTGGGCTGGCCAGCAAGAGCGGGAGCTTCCAGCAGAGACTGCACGTAGCCGGGTTGCAGGTCCTGATCAGCACGGTAGGCAGCGAAAGCACGTTTCAGCGCGTCATCGCCCACCAGGTCACGAAGCATCACCCAGACGAAGGCCGCTTTGCTTCGGTAGAAAAGCTCGTCGTTCGTGGACGCCAACGGTTGCGGCTGCATTTGGCCCTGATTCGCCGCATCAGCGGGTGCCAGTGCAGCCTTCTCCACCTGAACCAGCTGCGGCTGGAACTGGTCGAGATAGCGAAGCGACTCCGCCCTGCCCGCTTGCTGTTCGCGTGTGACGACCTGCATTAAATGTGCCGTGCCTTCTTGTATCCAGCTTCGATTTGACACGAAAGATGTGTGTACGAGTTGGTGCGCAACGGTGAGTTGCAGCCCTGCGGGGTCCATCTGGCGCAATGGCGTAAACAGAAATGCCCCCGTATCGAACGGAGCAGTAGTTAGATCGGGAAGCTCGATGATGCGAAGCTTTTCCCGCTGCGGCCCAAACCAGTCGATGATCGCCGGAGCTTGCTTCTCGGCCGCGACAGCGTAGTCGCGCGCCAGCGAAGTATGTTCCGCGAGATGGCTGATGCTGACCGCCGGACGCTCTAGCGACTGGAATGCCGCGATCACAAATGTCGGGACATGCGCCGCCAGTCCGCGAAAGGTAAGCTTCGTCGCTCCCGCTTGCCCATCTGCCACGGCATCGGCGTTGCTGGCGACACTCACTCCCGGCCGGGGTGCGATGGCAACTTCGAGCACCGTACTGCCGTGCCGGTGTTTCCAGGCTGCAAGCGCGTCGAAAACCGCGGTGCCGTCGCTCAAACTGACGGCGTCCATCGAAACCGGAAACCACGTCACGTAGCCGACGGAACGTACGGCCGTGAAAGTTTCGCCGATTTGATCCCAATCACTGCGGGTTGCAAGTTCTTCCGGCGTGCCTATGCGCGTAAGCCTGGTCGAGACGCGAGGCACGGCTCCACCGTATTCGAGATCGAGCGTCGCCGTGGCGCGGGGAGCGATGGGCTCTGGCAGCGTGACAATCGCTTCCGACAAACTTCCGGCGTGGTCAATGTCTGACGTGTATTCCTGCCCCAGCCATTGCAAGGCATTGCCGCCAACCGTTATCGATTGCCATGCCAGCGTCGATGAGATTTGGAGCACGACCTGGCGCTGTGCAACGTTTGAGTCGTTCCGTACAGTGACCTTCCCCCTTACCTCCATGCCCTGCTTCGCCG contains these protein-coding regions:
- a CDS encoding MBL fold metallo-hydrolase, which codes for MSYIQFLGAAGTVSGSKHLVNTSSDGIGKQGYQALIDCGMFQGPKEWRERNWRETPISARDIEAVVLTHAHLDHSGWVPKLVKEGFRGRIYATPATVDLCGILLPDSGHLQEEDAEFHNKRKSSKHVPALPLYTFDEARECLEHFTPVDFGKTVQLSPEISFRFVRSAHILGAAMTEVTVRADGQTRKLLFTGDIGRVRNQGISPGKVIHSGPTEGESPDVLVMESTYGNRTHPHEDSRPRLAQLISNTVKRGGSVVVPAFAVERTQKFLFLLKELMEQGMIPRVPVFADSPMAIQAVRIFLKHTEEFSDETNQLIAKYGSPLEWPGFSFAITAEQSKKINEHRVPCVIVSSNGMCMGGRIQHHLLQRLPDPRNLVLFIGFQAVGTRGRQIKDGALTVKIFGQIVPVRAQTAALEQFSDHADTPELLEWLRTFKKQPEVTHLVHGEPDSAAALKAAIEKELGWNVDIAQYMQKVTTA